One Streptomyces mobaraensis NBRC 13819 = DSM 40847 DNA segment encodes these proteins:
- a CDS encoding DegT/DnrJ/EryC1/StrS family aminotransferase encodes MGTGITGTRTADLLAAAGVGFGDEVIVPSYGTTEIADTVRALGAIPVFADIDAVSYCLAPASVTEAMTERTAAIVPTDLFGHPADITALQALAGARPLPVIPHIEERPAESAEALQRRRSNAAYLDGRLTGVLTPRTAPGAEHRYHSYVVRVPGNGRPDRDAFARALRARGVRCSVPVTTPLHRTPAYARDLRALSLPETERAAEQCLALPVDAGMTHRELRHVVAACNALGGLLPYDVAA; translated from the coding sequence ATGGGCACAGGCATCACAGGGACAAGGACAGCAGACCTCCTGGCGGCGGCCGGCGTGGGCTTCGGTGACGAGGTGATCGTGCCCTCGTACGGCACCACCGAGATCGCGGACACCGTACGGGCACTCGGGGCCATACCGGTGTTCGCGGACATCGACGCCGTCAGCTACTGCCTCGCACCGGCCTCCGTCACCGAGGCGATGACCGAGCGCACCGCCGCGATCGTCCCCACCGACCTCTTCGGGCACCCCGCCGACATCACGGCCCTTCAGGCCCTCGCCGGAGCCCGCCCGTTGCCCGTCATCCCGCACATTGAAGAGCGGCCCGCCGAGTCCGCGGAAGCGCTCCAGCGGCGCCGGTCCAACGCCGCCTACCTGGACGGCCGGCTGACCGGCGTCCTGACGCCCCGCACCGCACCCGGCGCCGAGCACCGCTACCACTCCTACGTCGTCCGCGTCCCTGGCAACGGGCGACCGGACCGTGACGCCTTCGCGCGGGCCCTGCGGGCGCGCGGCGTGCGGTGTTCCGTACCCGTCACCACGCCCCTGCACCGGACGCCGGCGTACGCGCGGGACCTGAGGGCCCTGAGCCTCCCCGAGACCGAGCGGGCCGCGGAGCAGTGCCTCGCCCTGCCCGTCGACGCCGGGATGACGCACCGCGAACTGCGTCATGTGGTGGCCGCCTGCAACGCGTTGGGCGGGCTCCTCCCGTACGACGTCGCCGCCTGA
- a CDS encoding SpoIIE family protein phosphatase, with the protein MITARAAATFEPVGRSVAAARAFVRDTLQGWGFPDIIDDAVVLTSELVTNAVVHAGTSADVLCVRTDEGVRIEVSDRYPERELPLQTPTRQFGGVDREGGRGLMLCTALAACWGVEYGATHKKVWFRLDLDDRPAGTRSAGPALPVEALPVADPRVRVAVVQIDGTGGISAWNDDAEHLFGYTADQVTGKPLADLAAWPHTPGTSTGIAEALRLSRWEGSYGIRGADGRVIPVYASHLRVRDNEGAPSTVCLLVRDEERAVLQSPPRSSGADASTDRGTAADPFEVFIGSPAPDDLDGLLQRTVERARDMLDGDAAYLLLATDDETELEVRASTGLPSARQRFARVPVEAGTGRYGSARLPSVHDDLNAVPGAVPLLTDTGLRSVVTVPLKVEGRLTGSLGVAAEAPHRYGNEEALRLQFAADRIALAVESARLGELERLRRGSLSFLVEASDLLAGTLDRDQTLALMAQMTVPTLATWCAVYTIADQSSEPELSYVLHEDEDLIDGLKALLAKVAPPDPVPTPGARIWTAPARAAHSEALRSSLRSVGLADVPESSPAPGVSLTTAAAVGGETVVLPLVARNRVIGMLTLGKPADDHFRQEIVELAEDLSRRAALALDNARLYSERTAISQSLQRSLLPPGLPDVPGVEVDVIYRAAGEGNEVGGDFYDIFPIRDGAYGFAIGDVCGTGPEAAAVTGLARHALRLLAREGFGGPAVLERLNAAILDEGARSRFLTLLYGELWPQQDGSALLKVVCAGHPLPLRLRPDGTVEPAADPQPLLGVMEDLELYEQPVTLDPGDVLLCVTDGVTERREGSRMLGDDGLADVLATCTGLNAGAVSARILRAVERFAAEPPSDDMAILAMRMPERPTE; encoded by the coding sequence GTGATCACCGCGCGGGCAGCCGCCACCTTCGAGCCGGTCGGGCGTTCGGTCGCCGCTGCCCGGGCCTTCGTCCGGGACACCCTCCAGGGATGGGGCTTCCCGGACATCATCGACGACGCCGTGGTGCTGACCAGCGAACTGGTCACCAACGCCGTCGTCCACGCCGGCACCTCCGCCGACGTCCTCTGTGTCAGGACGGACGAGGGCGTCCGCATCGAGGTCAGCGACCGCTACCCCGAACGTGAACTTCCGCTCCAGACGCCCACCCGCCAGTTCGGCGGCGTGGACCGCGAGGGCGGCCGCGGACTGATGCTCTGCACCGCCCTCGCCGCCTGCTGGGGCGTCGAGTACGGCGCCACCCACAAGAAGGTCTGGTTCCGCCTCGACCTCGACGACCGCCCCGCCGGCACCCGCTCGGCCGGTCCGGCCCTGCCCGTCGAGGCGCTCCCGGTCGCCGACCCCCGGGTCCGCGTCGCGGTCGTCCAGATCGACGGCACCGGCGGCATCAGCGCGTGGAACGACGACGCCGAGCACCTCTTCGGCTACACCGCCGACCAGGTGACCGGAAAGCCCCTCGCCGACCTCGCCGCCTGGCCGCACACCCCCGGCACCTCCACCGGCATCGCCGAGGCCCTCCGCCTCTCCCGCTGGGAGGGCTCGTACGGGATAAGGGGCGCCGACGGCCGCGTCATCCCCGTCTACGCCTCCCACCTGCGCGTCCGCGACAACGAGGGCGCGCCCTCGACGGTCTGCCTGCTGGTCCGCGACGAGGAGCGGGCCGTCCTCCAGAGCCCGCCGCGCTCCTCCGGCGCCGACGCCTCGACGGACCGCGGCACCGCCGCCGACCCCTTCGAGGTCTTCATCGGCTCCCCCGCCCCCGACGACCTCGACGGCCTGCTCCAGCGCACCGTCGAACGCGCCCGCGACATGCTCGACGGCGACGCCGCCTACCTCCTCCTCGCCACCGACGACGAGACCGAACTGGAGGTCCGGGCCTCCACCGGCCTGCCCTCCGCCCGGCAGCGCTTCGCCCGCGTCCCGGTCGAGGCCGGCACCGGCCGCTACGGCTCCGCCCGGCTGCCCTCGGTCCACGACGACCTCAACGCGGTCCCCGGGGCCGTGCCCCTGCTCACCGACACCGGCCTGCGCTCGGTCGTCACCGTCCCGCTCAAGGTCGAGGGCCGCCTCACCGGCTCGCTCGGCGTCGCCGCCGAGGCCCCCCACCGGTACGGCAACGAGGAGGCGCTGCGGCTCCAGTTCGCCGCCGACCGGATCGCCCTCGCCGTCGAGTCCGCCCGCCTCGGCGAGCTGGAACGGCTGCGCCGCGGCTCGCTGTCCTTCCTCGTCGAGGCGTCCGACCTGCTGGCCGGCACCCTGGACCGGGACCAGACGCTGGCCCTGATGGCCCAGATGACCGTCCCGACCCTCGCCACCTGGTGCGCCGTCTACACCATCGCCGACCAGTCCTCCGAGCCGGAGCTCTCCTACGTCCTGCACGAGGACGAGGACCTCATCGACGGCCTCAAGGCACTGCTGGCCAAGGTCGCCCCGCCGGACCCGGTCCCCACCCCCGGCGCCCGCATCTGGACGGCCCCCGCCCGGGCCGCGCACTCCGAGGCGCTGCGCAGCTCCCTGCGGAGCGTGGGCCTCGCCGACGTCCCGGAGTCCTCACCCGCCCCCGGCGTCTCGCTCACCACGGCGGCGGCGGTCGGCGGCGAGACGGTGGTCCTGCCCCTGGTGGCCCGCAACCGCGTGATCGGCATGCTCACCCTCGGCAAGCCGGCCGACGACCACTTCCGCCAGGAGATCGTGGAGCTCGCCGAGGACCTGTCCCGCCGGGCCGCCCTGGCCCTGGACAACGCCCGCCTCTACAGCGAGCGCACGGCGATCAGCCAGAGCCTCCAGCGCAGCCTGCTCCCTCCGGGGCTGCCGGACGTGCCGGGCGTCGAGGTGGACGTCATCTACCGCGCGGCGGGCGAGGGCAACGAGGTCGGCGGCGACTTCTACGACATCTTCCCGATCCGGGACGGCGCGTACGGCTTCGCCATCGGCGACGTCTGCGGCACCGGCCCGGAGGCCGCGGCCGTCACCGGCCTCGCCCGGCACGCCCTGCGCCTGCTGGCCCGGGAGGGCTTCGGCGGCCCCGCGGTCCTGGAGCGCCTCAACGCGGCCATCCTCGACGAGGGCGCCCGCAGCCGCTTCCTCACCCTGCTGTACGGCGAGCTGTGGCCGCAGCAGGACGGCAGCGCCCTCCTCAAGGTCGTCTGCGCCGGCCATCCGCTGCCCCTGCGCCTGCGCCCGGACGGCACGGTGGAGCCGGCGGCCGACCCGCAGCCGCTGCTGGGCGTCATGGAGGACCTGGAGTTGTACGAGCAGCCGGTCACCCTGGACCCGGGCGACGTCCTGCTGTGCGTCACGGACGGCGTCACCGAGCGCCGCGAGGGCTCCCGCATGCTGGGCGACGACGGTCTCGCCGACGTCCTCGCGACCTGTACGGGTCTCAACGCGGGCGCGGTCTCGGCGCGCATCCTCCGCGCGGTGGAGCGCTTCGCGGCCGAACCGCCGTCCGACGACATGGCGATCCTGGCCATGCGGATGCCGGAGCGGCCGACGGAGTGA